The following DNA comes from Corallococcus exiguus.
GCGGGAGCGCGCTTCACGGGAGGACTTTCCTTCGGCTCGGGTGCAGACACGGGAGAGGCTACTTCAGGGGGCGTCATGGCGGGCGCTGGAGGGGGAACAGGTGGCTTCGACGCTGGGGCCTCCTGCCGTGCGGAGGAGGGGGTTACCAGCGCTTGCTGTAACGCCGGACGAGACTCAGAGGGAGTCATGAAGTGCCAGAGCATGAGGCCGCCCACGAGCACGGCGAGCGCCACCACGAAGGCCCCTCGCGTGTTCGCGAGTCCAGGCCGGGCAACCGGGGCGGGCTCGTCCTGCGACAGGGCGGAGGAGGGCGCCTCAGGGGCGAGTTGGATGGGAGGCTTGGGAACGTGGAATGGTTCCCTCCACGCCACTCCCACCTCAGGCAGCAGTGCCGCCAACTCGCGCTTCATCACCTCCGCCATGGGGGCACGCTTCTCCGGGTCCCGGGCAACGAAATGGAGGACAGCCGCGCCCAGAGCCGCGGGCACCCGAGGGTTGAGCGAATGCGGCGCGGGCAACTCCAGCCTGCCCCCCAGGAACATGGCCGGAGATTCACTCCAGGGGCGCGCAACCGTCAGCAGGTCATAGAGGCAGATGCCCAGCGCGTAGACATCATCCGTAGCTCTGAAAGCGTAGCGCGCCTCGGACTCCTCGCCATGCTCGCGCAGGAACTTCGTGGCCTCGGGGGAGCGGTAGCGCCGGGTGCCGGGCGGCAGCGGGGAGTCCGTCAATTCGGGCGCCTGCGCGTAGCTGCCCACCCCGAAGTCCAGCAGGAAGGGCTCGCCGTCGGAGGCACGCACGAGGATGTTGCTCAACTTCAAGTCACGGTGGAACACACCCCGCGCGTGCACGTGGGCCAGGGCGGAGGCGAGCTTGACGAAGAGGGCCACCACCTCGTGCGCCGTGGGGTGCATCTTCTCCATCCACTCGCCCAGCGTGTAGCCCTCCACGTAGTCCTCGACGACGTAGAGCCAGCCCCGTGTCGCGTCGTTCCATCGGCCGTGGGCGTACGTGCGCACGATGTTGGGATGGCCGCTCACCTGGGCCAGGCAGACCATCTCCCGCATCAGGCGCGCGTCCGACTGCTCCGCGTCTCCACTACTGGCGCGGTGCATGGCCATCTTCAGCGCGAAACGCTGGCCCTCCTTCTCCACGAGGTAGACGGCGCCGAAGGAGCCCGAACCCAGGGCCTTCACCACGCGCCATCCATCCACCATCTGCCCGGGCTTCAAGCTGGCGGGAATGAAAAGCAGCATGGCCCGCGCTTCTAGAACACCACGGAGGGGATGAGAAGGCGCCGCCCTCCCGTGCTGTCACGTAGCTCCACCCGGCGTGCGTCGCCCTTGGGCCAGTCTTCGCCACGGAATTCCACTACGACCCGCGCCAGCCCTCCTGGGACGACGTGCGGCTCTCTCATCGTCACCGTGACGGCACTGGAACGGACTGGGGACAGCCGGGCCTCCGTGGGTGTCCAGGGCGCCAACCCTTCATTCGTGACGTCAAGCGAGAGCGCGACCCACCCTTTCCCTCGGAAGACGATGACACGGTCTGCTTTCAGCCCGTCAGTAGGCTTCGTTGGCTGCAATGTGGGCTCGTTCGTCTGGACGCCTTCAGGGCCCATCGTCCCGGCCAAGATCATGCCTGAAGGCCCTGTGGCCGCGCCTCGTGCCCGCAACGAAGCCAATTCGGCATCCTTGCCCGCGCACGCGGAGCGCACCTCGTCCAACTCGGCCTGCACCGCCTCGGCTGTGCGCGGCAACCGGGACACCTGAACCTGAGCATCCACCTGCGTGGCATTGGTGACGAGCGCGAATACCACACGTGCCGGGGACATGCCGTCCGCGAAGGGCACAGTCAGCAGGACGCGCTCACTCGCTGCCACATCGGCCATGGGCTTGATCATGATCAGCCGGTCAGTGGCTACGAGCAGCTCCAAGCGGTCTCTTGCGTCCC
Coding sequences within:
- a CDS encoding DUF2381 family protein yields the protein MLLVSRPLLLLSLLLLGTNVTAQEILRGRELVQRRVALSQSATGMPVELHVASGSLTALEFDSSVDRAGVKMGDARDRLELLVATDRLIMIKPMADVAASERVLLTVPFADGMSPARVVFALVTNATQVDAQVQVSRLPRTAEAVQAELDEVRSACAGKDAELASLRARGAATGPSGMILAGTMGPEGVQTNEPTLQPTKPTDGLKADRVIVFRGKGWVALSLDVTNEGLAPWTPTEARLSPVRSSAVTVTMREPHVVPGGLARVVVEFRGEDWPKGDARRVELRDSTGGRRLLIPSVVF
- a CDS encoding serine/threonine protein kinase, giving the protein MLLFIPASLKPGQMVDGWRVVKALGSGSFGAVYLVEKEGQRFALKMAMHRASSGDAEQSDARLMREMVCLAQVSGHPNIVRTYAHGRWNDATRGWLYVVEDYVEGYTLGEWMEKMHPTAHEVVALFVKLASALAHVHARGVFHRDLKLSNILVRASDGEPFLLDFGVGSYAQAPELTDSPLPPGTRRYRSPEATKFLREHGEESEARYAFRATDDVYALGICLYDLLTVARPWSESPAMFLGGRLELPAPHSLNPRVPAALGAAVLHFVARDPEKRAPMAEVMKRELAALLPEVGVAWREPFHVPKPPIQLAPEAPSSALSQDEPAPVARPGLANTRGAFVVALAVLVGGLMLWHFMTPSESRPALQQALVTPSSARQEAPASKPPVPPPAPAMTPPEVASPVSAPEPKESPPVKRAPAPMSSPPAPSAGKPRPLAVSQGWPSVQWGGFLKTCAGLTAAAALQLGCPGAQVRPEPAECPEAARRAMFNRKKDGGLAMEREATVPFWVDARQKGMGDFGVYREGPVTGEVYTDEVTALPKGTLLSGYLWTGNKDRLLARYTEARLPNGQRVPVCIELGDRNESGWPTLEEESKPGEIVTRRNLAGIAVERWR